A genomic region of Jeotgalibaca ciconiae contains the following coding sequences:
- a CDS encoding carbohydrate ABC transporter permease → MNTSKLYRKEKQVAFLFVLLPIVGFLLFSAIPILVSVYTSLTNWNGLAKMEFIGFENYIEIFEDEYFYKAIWNTLFLMLGIPVGLFLSFILASLLSREFKGTNFFRTTYYIPVVSSLAAVSIMWQWAYNGDFGLVNQVLSIIGIEGPNWLQNVSTVKPAIIIMSIWKGIGYSMLLYIAAIKSIPKSYYEASELDGASRYQKFKFITWPMVKPVTFFLVVTNIISGSQIFTEINIMTPDGGPEFSSASIVWYIWRKAFSNFQMGYASAMSIVLGILIFIITAIQFYINNKSDYKIE, encoded by the coding sequence ATGAATACGAGTAAGCTTTACAGAAAAGAGAAACAAGTAGCATTTTTATTTGTATTATTACCAATCGTGGGATTTTTACTTTTTTCAGCAATCCCTATTTTGGTTTCTGTATACACATCTTTAACTAATTGGAATGGATTAGCTAAAATGGAATTTATAGGATTTGAAAATTACATAGAAATATTTGAAGATGAATATTTTTATAAAGCTATCTGGAATACGTTGTTTCTCATGTTGGGAATCCCAGTTGGTTTGTTTCTATCTTTTATCTTAGCGAGTTTATTAAGTAGAGAATTCAAAGGAACCAATTTTTTTAGAACAACATATTATATACCTGTAGTGTCATCGCTAGCAGCAGTGTCTATTATGTGGCAATGGGCTTATAATGGAGATTTTGGATTAGTTAATCAAGTACTTTCTATTATAGGAATTGAAGGACCTAACTGGCTACAAAATGTTTCTACTGTTAAACCTGCAATTATTATTATGTCCATTTGGAAAGGTATAGGATATTCCATGCTGTTATATATAGCTGCGATAAAAAGCATTCCTAAATCATATTATGAAGCGTCTGAATTGGATGGAGCCTCTCGTTATCAAAAGTTTAAATTTATTACTTGGCCCATGGTCAAACCTGTAACATTCTTTTTAGTAGTAACAAATATTATTTCAGGTTCTCAAATTTTTACAGAAATAAATATTATGACTCCGGATGGAGGGCCAGAATTTAGTTCAGCAAGTATTGTTTGGTATATTTGGAGAAAAGCTTTTAGTAATTTTCAAATGGGATACGCAAGTGCTATGTCTATTGTTTTAGGGATACTGATTTTTATTATCACTGCAATTCAATTTTATATCAATAACAAATCGGATTACAAAATAGAATAG
- a CDS encoding carbohydrate ABC transporter permease — MKKDRINNIIFFIVLSFGCVVMIGPLVWMVSTSFKTKTGVLALPPQWIPNPFTIDAYKRLLELETIFSGIKNTILVSLSVTTLGTITSSLAAFSFAKLRLPFKNLIFLLLLVALMIPYPTLMIPQFVMFSKIGWVDTLLPLIVPGVFGNITMIFFLRQYLSNVPDSAIEAAKIDGAGYLQIFVKIILPSIKPAIAAQFILWFMGVWNDYLAPLIYLNSPEKQTLQVVIASLNSQFALQTDYPLIMAASVISIIPVLLVFIIFQKQIVESIALSGGK, encoded by the coding sequence ATGAAGAAAGATCGCATAAATAATATTATCTTTTTTATTGTACTAAGCTTTGGTTGTGTAGTTATGATTGGTCCACTAGTCTGGATGGTCTCAACCTCTTTTAAAACTAAAACGGGAGTCTTGGCTTTGCCGCCTCAATGGATTCCGAATCCTTTCACAATAGATGCTTATAAAAGATTATTAGAATTGGAAACAATTTTTTCAGGAATAAAAAATACAATTTTAGTTTCTTTAAGTGTTACAACTCTTGGGACCATAACTTCAAGCTTAGCTGCTTTTTCATTTGCTAAATTAAGATTACCTTTTAAAAATTTAATCTTTTTGTTGCTTCTAGTTGCATTAATGATTCCATATCCAACATTAATGATTCCACAATTTGTAATGTTTTCTAAAATTGGCTGGGTAGATACGCTTTTGCCCTTAATTGTTCCAGGTGTTTTCGGTAATATTACAATGATTTTCTTTTTGAGACAATATTTATCTAATGTACCCGATTCTGCAATAGAGGCTGCTAAAATTGATGGTGCTGGCTATTTGCAAATATTTGTAAAAATTATATTACCATCAATTAAACCAGCCATTGCTGCACAATTTATTTTATGGTTTATGGGTGTATGGAATGATTATTTAGCACCGTTAATTTACCTTAATAGCCCCGAAAAACAAACTTTACAAGTAGTGATAGCAAGCTTGAATTCTCAGTTCGCCTTACAGACGGATTATCCTTTAATTATGGCAGCGTCTGTAATATCGATAATACCTGTATTGTTAGTATTCATTATTTTTCAAAAACAAATTGTAGAATCCATAGCATTATCTGGTGGGAAATAG